The following coding sequences lie in one Sorghum bicolor cultivar BTx623 chromosome 6, Sorghum_bicolor_NCBIv3, whole genome shotgun sequence genomic window:
- the LOC8080327 gene encoding nuclear speckle splicing regulatory protein 1, giving the protein MQRYGLQIRTKPPSSSSSRKPPPPARPLAAFADDDDDDVEKEILRQAAKKRALQKVEEQQKKALEEDPSVYAYDELYDEMKEKEARPKMQDKVVRESKYIAQLKEKAELRKREQDIIYERKLQKERSKEDHLFGDKDKFVTSAYRKKLEEQQKWLEEERMRQLREEKEDVTKKKDLSDFYFGLERNVAFGARTHGNTKCADPQKSDNQPEDTNPSSLDAEASEPSPKRRRESSVGSEGTKSMEEPSASRTRDSTAVASTEKNAADVPSNAKETPQNTQPVKVTDDHYKRGDDALAAARARALARKKAKEQQL; this is encoded by the exons atgCAGAGGTACGGGCTGCAGATCCGCACGAAGCCGCCATCGTCCTCGTCGTCACGCAAGCCGCCGCCTCCGGCGCGGCCCCTGGCGGCCTTcgccgacgatgacgacgacgacgtggagAAAGAAATCCTCCGCCAGGCGGCCAAGAAGCGCGCCCTCCAGAAG GTAGAGGAGCAGCAGAAGAAGGCCTTGGAGGAGGATCCCTCGGTGTACGCCTACGACGAGCTGTACGATGAAATGAAAGAGAAGGAAGCCCGCCCTAAGATGCAGGATAAGGTCGTCCGTGAG TCAAAGTATATTGCACAACTTAAGGAAAAAGCAGAGCTACGCAAACGAGAACAGGATATAATATACGAGAGGAAGCTTCAGAAAGAGAGAAGCAAGGAGGACCACCTCTTTGGGGACAAGGATAAATTTGTAACATCTGCCTACAGGAAGAAACTTGAGGAGCAGCAAAAGTGGCTTGAAGAAGAGAGAATGAGGCAGCTTCgagaagaaaaggaagat GTAACTAAAAAGAAAGACTTGAGTGATTTTTACTTCGGACTTGAGAGAAATGTTGCTTTTGGTGCACGGACACATGGTAACACAAAATGTGCTGACCCTCAAAAGTCGGACAATCAACCGGAGGATACAAATCCTAGTAGTCTTGATGCTGAAGCTTCTGAACCTTCTCCAAAGCGTAGAAGAGAATCCAGTGTAGGATCGGAGGGGACTAAGAGTATGGAAGAACCCTCGGCAAGTCGAACGAGGGATTCAACAGCTGTTGCATCTACTGAGAAAAATGCTGCCGATGTTCCATCAAATGCTAAAGAGACCCCACAAAACACTCAGCCAGTAAAGGTTACTGATGATCACTACAAGAGAGGTGATGATGCACTTGCAGCTGCTAGAGCGCGAGCACTGGCCCGAAAGAAAGCAAAGGAGCAGCAATTGTGA